From the Salinimicrobium tongyeongense genome, one window contains:
- the nhaC gene encoding Na+/H+ antiporter NhaC, with amino-acid sequence MEDEKFIKDTKVLENRELNIWEALFPVFALVGMLAYNVFVYGDDSLGGSNQFILLLGAAVAAIVGMFNKVSFDTMIEEVANNIKSTTGAILILLMVGSLAGTWLISGIIPTMIYYGLQILNPTIFLAATVVICSVISVATGSSWTTSATVGIALIGIAEALGISVGMTAGAILSGAYFGDKMSPLSDTTNLAPAMAGTDLFTHIRYMTLTTVPTIVVTLIVFTILGFSVEPSGTADTSAILASIDSAFNISPWLFAVPVLVIVLIVMKTSPLIALLLGTLLGAAAAVIFQPEVVTAVSGYETLSFEAAYVGLMNAITIDTEIITDNAQLNDLFSSGGMYGMLGTIWLIICAMVFGGIMDAIGALATISKALLNLFHTTFGLFASTVFSCITLNATASDQYLAIVVPGKMFAKAYRDKGLAPENLSRSLEDSGTVTSVLIPWNTCGAYHSGVLGVPVASYFVYAIFNYLSPFMTLFYAAFNIKIRELAGNAAAQ; translated from the coding sequence ATGGAAGACGAAAAATTCATTAAAGACACAAAAGTTCTTGAAAATCGTGAGTTGAATATCTGGGAAGCTTTATTTCCGGTTTTTGCCCTGGTAGGAATGCTGGCGTATAATGTTTTTGTATACGGAGACGATTCCCTGGGCGGGTCAAACCAGTTCATCCTTCTCCTGGGAGCTGCCGTTGCAGCTATAGTGGGGATGTTCAACAAAGTCTCTTTTGACACTATGATCGAAGAGGTGGCCAACAATATTAAATCTACTACGGGCGCAATTCTTATCCTGCTCATGGTAGGGTCTCTCGCCGGCACCTGGCTCATTAGTGGAATTATCCCCACCATGATCTATTACGGGTTGCAGATTCTCAATCCCACAATATTTTTGGCGGCAACAGTAGTCATTTGTTCGGTGATCTCGGTAGCCACGGGAAGTAGCTGGACTACTTCGGCAACAGTGGGAATAGCACTGATAGGAATTGCCGAAGCCCTGGGGATTTCGGTAGGAATGACGGCCGGTGCCATTCTTTCGGGAGCATATTTTGGGGATAAGATGTCACCTCTTAGTGACACTACCAACCTGGCTCCTGCCATGGCCGGAACAGATTTGTTCACGCACATAAGGTATATGACCCTTACCACGGTGCCCACCATTGTGGTCACCCTTATTGTTTTCACCATTCTGGGCTTTAGCGTAGAACCTTCGGGTACCGCAGATACCAGTGCGATCCTGGCATCTATAGACAGTGCATTTAATATTAGCCCCTGGCTTTTTGCCGTACCGGTGCTGGTGATCGTTCTTATTGTTATGAAGACCTCTCCGCTTATCGCTTTACTGTTAGGAACTTTACTGGGCGCTGCCGCCGCGGTGATCTTTCAGCCCGAAGTGGTAACCGCAGTATCAGGCTATGAGACCCTCTCTTTTGAAGCTGCATACGTTGGCTTAATGAATGCCATCACCATTGACACTGAAATCATTACCGATAATGCACAGCTCAACGACCTGTTCTCTTCGGGAGGAATGTATGGAATGCTGGGAACCATCTGGCTTATCATCTGCGCCATGGTCTTTGGTGGGATCATGGACGCCATTGGCGCTCTTGCAACTATAAGTAAAGCCCTGCTTAACCTGTTCCACACCACTTTTGGCCTTTTTGCCAGTACCGTCTTTAGCTGTATTACCCTTAACGCCACAGCATCTGACCAGTATTTGGCTATTGTAGTACCCGGAAAAATGTTTGCCAAGGCTTACCGCGACAAAGGCCTGGCTCCCGAAAATTTAAGCCGCTCGTTAGAAGACTCGGGTACGGTCACTTCGGTACTTATTCCATGGAATACCTGTGGTGCCTACCACAGTGGGGTTCTTGGCGTGCCGGTAGCTTCTTATTTCGTCTATGCGATCTTTAACTACCTAAGCCCGTTCATGACCTTGTTTTATGCAGCTTTCAATATTAAAATAAGAGAGCTGGCTGGCAATGCAGCAGCTCAATAA
- the deoD gene encoding purine-nucleoside phosphorylase: MSIHIGANKGDIAETVLLPGDPLRAKWIAETYLEDAKCYNQVRNMFGYTGTYKGRRISVQGTGMGVPSISIYAHELINEFGVKNLIRVGSAGSYQKSVKLRDIVIAMAASSTSGINQYRFQGADFAPTASFSLFQQAIEKAKEKKIEVKAGNVLTSDEFYADEFESYQMWSNFGVLCVEMESSGLYTIAAKHGVNALSLLTISDSLVTKEKTTTEERESTFKGMVEIALELG, translated from the coding sequence ATGAGCATACACATTGGCGCCAACAAAGGCGATATAGCAGAAACAGTACTATTACCGGGAGATCCCTTAAGAGCAAAATGGATCGCAGAAACTTATCTAGAAGATGCAAAATGTTACAACCAGGTACGCAACATGTTTGGGTACACGGGAACCTATAAAGGCCGAAGAATTTCGGTACAGGGCACCGGGATGGGGGTACCTTCAATATCGATCTACGCTCACGAACTCATCAATGAGTTTGGCGTAAAAAACCTCATTAGGGTAGGCAGCGCCGGATCTTATCAAAAAAGTGTGAAGCTTCGCGATATCGTTATTGCGATGGCGGCTTCATCTACTTCAGGAATAAACCAGTACAGGTTCCAGGGAGCCGATTTTGCACCTACGGCAAGTTTCAGCCTTTTTCAGCAGGCAATTGAAAAGGCTAAAGAGAAGAAGATCGAGGTAAAGGCAGGAAACGTGCTTACCAGCGATGAATTCTATGCCGATGAATTTGAATCTTATCAAATGTGGTCAAATTTTGGGGTGCTTTGTGTAGAGATGGAATCCTCAGGCCTGTATACCATCGCCGCTAAACACGGTGTAAATGCCCTTTCCCTGCTCACAATTTCTGACTCTCTGGTGACTAAGGAAAAAACCACTACCGAAGAGCGCGAAAGCACTTTTAAAGGTATGGTGGAGATCGCCCTCGAATTAGGATAG